One part of the Eucalyptus grandis isolate ANBG69807.140 chromosome 10, ASM1654582v1, whole genome shotgun sequence genome encodes these proteins:
- the LOC104421421 gene encoding CBL-interacting protein kinase 32 produces the protein MQEIRMNQPKVKRRVGKYEVGRTIGEGTFAKVKFARNSETGEAVALKILDKEKVLKHKMAEQIKREIETMKLIKHPNVVRLYEVIGSKTKIFIVLEFVTGGELFDKIVNHGRMREDEARRYFQQLINAVDYCHSRGVYHRDLKPENLLLDAYGNLKISDFGLSALSQQVRDDGLLHTTCGTPNYVAPEVLNDRGYDGATADLWSCGVILFVLLAGYLPFDDSNLMNLYKKISAAEFTCPSWLSFEAMKLITRILDPNPMTRITIPEILEDAWFKKNYKPPIFDEKDNTNLDDVEAVFKDSEEHHVTERKEEQPTAMNAFELIAMSKGLKLENLFDAEQEFKRETRFTSKCPANEIIHKIEELAKPLGFDVHKKNYKMRLENIKAGRKGNLNVATEIFQVAPSLHMVEVRKAKGDTLEFHKFYKNLSTCLEDVVWKTEEEMQDRK, from the exons ATGCAAGAAATTAGAATGAATCAACCTAAAGTCAAGCGCCGAGTGGGCAAATACGAGGTGGGACGGACTATTGGCGAGGGAACGTTTGCAAAAGTCAAGTTTGCAAGAAACTCTGAGACAGGGGAAGCAGTGGCTCTTAAGATCCTAGACAAAGAGAAGGTTCTGAAGCACAAAATGGCTGAACAG ATCAAGCGGGAGATAGAAACTATGAAGCTGATAAAGCATCCAAACGTTGTACGTTTGTacgag GTTATCGGCAGCAAGACAAAAATTTTTATTGTCTTGGAGTTTGTAACTGGAGGggaactttttgacaagatt GTAAACCATGGAAGGATGAGAGAGGATGAAGCAAGGAGATATTTCCAGCAGCTTATTAATGCAGTTGACTATTGTCATAGCAGGGGTGTCTACCATAGGGACCTAAAG CCAgagaatttgttgttggatgCATATGGAAACCTAAAAATATCTGATTTTGGTTTGAGTGCATTGTCCCAACAAGTCAGG GATGATGGTCTTCTTCATACTACATGTGGAACTCCAAATTATGTTGCTCCTGAG GTCCTTAACGATAGAGGCTATGATGGGGCAACGGCAGACCTGTGGTCTTGTGGAGTAATACTGTTCGTATTGCTTGCAGGTTACTTGCCTTTCGATGATTCTAATCTTATGAACCTGTATAAAAAA ATATCTGCTGCTGAATTCACTTGTCcttcttggctttcttttgagGCCATGAAGCTGATAACTCGAATATTGGATCCCAACCCCATGACG CGCATTACCATACCTGAAATACTTGAAGATGCATGgtttaagaaaaattacaagCCCCCCATCTTTGATGAGAAAGACAATACTAACTTGGATGATGTAGAAGCTGTTTTTAAGGATTCAGAA GAGCACCATGTGacagagaggaaggaggaacaGCCCACAGCTATGAATGCCTTCGAATTAATAGCCATGTCAAAAGggctcaaacttgagaatttGTTTGACGCAGAACAG GAGTTTAAGAGAGAAACGAGGTTCACATCGAAATGCCCTGCCAATGAGATcattcataagattgaagaatTGGCAAAGCCCCTTGGTTTCGATGTTCACAAGAAGAACTACAAG ATGAGGCTTGAAAATATTAAGGCGGGAAGGAAGGGAAATCTTAACGTAGCCACAGAG ATATTTCAAGTGGCACCATCACTTCATATGGTCGAGGTTCGAAAGGCTAAAGGCGACACTTTGGAATTCCATAAG TTCTATAAAAACCTCTCGACATGCCTCGAGGACGTCGTTTGGAAAACCGAGGAAGAGATGCAAGATAGGAAGTAA